aaaaataaaaatcgattCTTTGATTCCAAGGTGTTTGGAATTGAAAGGTAACTCCGCTTAGGTGCATGACATGATCCTTTGTCATTCATACTCTCAATAATAAATGGTGTGTAGTATGTTTTATATTGCATTGCTTACCTTAAGAATTGAGGAAATGAGTCTGGAATCGACTCTTAGAATCAATTCCATCGAATTCGGAGTTGTTTCCAAAATTTCTGGAATCGATCTGCCCTACTTAAGAAATAACTTAACATGTgcaaatatattttctgtattgACATATCTTCTACTGAAAGAGGAAGTGTAGGTGGGGCATATTGAAGGGCTcatctctttttttaaatggccagAAGGCTTTGGTTTGTTTGGCACTCATGAACTGTAATTTACTACTTGCTAGTCAGTtgtaggtggtattagggggtggggcattctcattctagagagcatttgattggacaaaaatctataTAGTGCAAGATGAGTGTCAGATATATTTTATCCATTTCTCCTGAAGAGAAAGCattttacaagtattttaaatgtgtatatctgctaaaagtgaaatTTGCactgtttagaagtacactaacATATAAATGACCTCAAAATTAACACACATAGGCAAACTCTTAAACTCAAACTTTAATCTagattttatggggtctttaaatgaAGGAAATTGCAGGAAAAAGTACACTAcaaatttttacaaaaaacaaaacgttGTCTGAGCTATGCCGAGAAATTAAAATAGTTACTTACGAGAAAATTATTGACAGTAAGAATGAAAAGCATGATGAGAAATGGTTCATATTGAAAACTCTGACATTTGATGGCAGACTTTGGTCTCTTGGCAAATCTGCGGACAGTCTGAGATCTTCTAAAACTCTagagagacacatgtgagattactgaggtctttttctcaggagaacaaTTTCTGAAGAAGGGCACTTCAGCAAAAGTCTCAGTTTGCTCTCTATTtcatctcattgctgtcttggagaaTCAAGTGAGATACTGTATTAAAgggatctcatttgtgatttgtctTTCCCATGGGTATCTAGCATACCATTAGTCAGATTGCTTCTACCAAGGGAAAGGCTTTGCAGAAACTGTGGATTTGATATCAGAATGTGTTCGGTGGTGAGCTGATGAATGAGTTTTAGGATCAAGGGCTGGTTTGCATGCACTATTTAACTGCATCTTGGCTTCCATTTCTTTAGCATGATGAATTGGAAGGAGGAGGTTGGGGAAGGGCAAGATGGAGTTACGTTTTCATGCATATACATGGAGAAAGATGTGAGTTGTGGGTGACTCTAGCCATTACACCTTGAGAGTTCATTAAAACTTAGAAAATTTGCATGCAAAGACTTTGTACAGTTGCTCCTTGTATCTTTGCATACCTTTTGAGTAACTTGGCATGATCTTGCCCAAGGTGTTCCGTGTAGCTGGTAACATTGCAGAGAGCAAATTGATTAACCCGCCCCTCTTTTTCTAATTAGGCTGTCCTGGCCCTCCCAAGCGACATGTTGAACAAATTTAAAGGCTGGAATTTTTTACACTGGCCTAAATGAAGACAAAACATAGTACTGTAGAATCATATATACTTACTTTATGTAGAATCTATGTATCTCCATTCTGAACAACCACAGAATGTGTCAGGTTTCCTAATAAGGTGAAATTTTGAACGCTGTATAATTATTTCTTAGCCAGAAAGTTTTTGGTGGCTTTAATTAGTGGTATCTGCTAAGGCTAGCATCTCTATTACTATAGCTCATGCTTAAGGTTAAGGATTTAAACATACTCCTAAACCTAAGCATTAAACTTCATTGCATGACTtgtcccacactgtttgtgctacataaatgaatgatacctcaaatcataccTTGCTGAGAAGAGGTGTATTGCTTTTTCAAACAATTGGCCTTACGGTTTTTTTGCCTGCTGAAAGATAAAACAGTTGACAAAATCCCAAAGATTTATATTAAGGGACGGACCCGAGCTACCATAGAGACTTGGGATTGGTACGTTTGACCggggccagtaaacaaccacttagcaaccacttttttaaaacatattattcacaaaatgtaaaagtctagTTTATAATTAGTCTAGTCATACATAAATATGATATATGTTCATACAGTATtatgttcatacagtataaaataaaataaaacatttgtagtatttttaaatatatgttgcatatatcacaacattaaaaccacctgcctaatattgtgtagttcctcctcgtgccgccaaaacagcgccaacctgcatctcagaatagcattcttctcactgcaattgtacagagcggttatctgagttactgtagattttgtcagttcgaaccagtctggccattctctgttgacctctctcatcaacaaggcgtttctatccgcagaactgccgctcactggatgttttttgtttttggcaccattctgagtaaattctagagactgttgtgtgtgaaaatcccaggagatcagcagttacagaaatactcaaaccagccctgtatgtactgtatgtgacttAATATCAGTCAAAACAGCATACAGTATGAACATAAATTTcatatgtgttttacatatattgccatgtatcagatttctgtatggttTATGGTAAGCATGAAGCTTATTCTCAAACCAGACAATATGTAACACTATTAGGggtgccacttttgaagttttaatatAAGGGACActttaatgggggggggggggggggggggggggggtgttgagttattaataaaaattgtatatcctttcttatacaGTATGCTAAAATGAGagctttcctgacccatgacttatataaaaaaaaaaaaaaaaaaaaaaaaatacataatttatatgttaaaaatatatttattttagttttgtttttttcaattatttgtcgtctttatcttattttatatatatatatatattggatggtttatacatgttttatttattttttaataatttgtattgattttttattttttccttcacctgtacttgtctttatgattgtattcatacattgtttgatcttattgaacatttatataaaaaaaactccacagttttaccaccatttgtggacttttcagacggtcccttaccacatcctccacagtattagcacgttttagcacaatgtgtggacttttcagatggtcccttaaccACCGTAGGCAAAtcttccaacttatatcaatgttaaattgctggaatgatttcaccgtgacaccatctgaccagcttaaatacgggacaaatcgtgtcccgtattgatcccgtattttacgggacgggtggcaaccctaaacACTATACACACTTCCTCTGGATTTGCATTGTAGAAAGACTTATACTTTTCACAGAGTTTGACaacatatatatgttttattttttcagggtAAATATTGCAAACTTATTTTCTCTCTTAATGTaggctaatttttattttttctttatttttttatattactgtACTTTGTATTAACAAACTAGCAAGCTAGTCAACACTGCTGCAGTGGCGTTTATCTTGTCACTACACAATCTATCCTGAATTGTAGTTAGCGACATCCTCAAGATTACTGATAATTTAAACTGCAGTCAAATCAAAAGCTAATACAGGGGAACAGATTATTTAAGAGGTTGAGTATTATTAttgtcttgttttatttgttaGCTAGCTATCTTGTTGAATGATTAAATCCttagttttattttaatgttgtacattttaTGCTAACTGTTATGTTAAATTGCTTAGTATTGTTGACATGAATTAACTGGATTGCATACATGGCTACACACCTTTCAACTATAGCACCATTAAGTAAAATTTCAAATACAGCAGCTGAGGGATTTATGGTAAATTTAGCATCCCTCTCCTCCTGATTTTTCCTCCTTTGAAAATCTGTGGAAACATTAAAGTGGATttaggtttgtttgtttttttttttggagcaaaAGGAAATGCTTTAATAACATATGCTATAATCTCCCACTTTACTGTTAGCTGCATTGTTTCCAATGCTATTATTTACTTTTGTGTAAATGTggaatgtgaaaagggtccataggcCTTAAACTAACCATGAACCTCTGCTACTTTGCGCTCTTAAACATCTACTACAGACTCTTCAAAAAGACATTAGGGACTGTGTTTGtctcattattttaaataaattcgaAGGCAATTTGCAAAGCCATACTGAACCGATTGTCCTGTAGATAACGGATTGTTTGTCCAGCATACACTTGGTCGCCAAGACTATTAGATTAGCCTGTTTTATTCAATTGACCTACACAAATGCTCAGATTAGATGTGGAGGCCAGTAAACAGTGGCTAGCCCGGATGATTTAAGCAAATTGCTGCTCAGCGCTCCACTCATCATTGTAGACTTATACAGTTGCTTTTATACTTACAATCatgattttgcattattttgtttaGTAATTTGTTTTATAACTGAGTCAATGTGTAATAGATAGTGAACCAACCATGAAGTAGTGTGATAAGTTTTATTAACTCCTTTCTTGGAATAAAGTTACTCTTGCTTATAAAGCTGTATTGGTTGCTTCAAGGTAAAAttatatttgtttcatttttaagtatataatttCATTAAGCACTGACATGAACTGACATTTCTGAAGAATGACAAATATTGTTCAAGCCAAACAGTTTGCATAGAAATCATGTTAATGTAAAATGAAGAGGAGGAAAATTTAAATTCTGACTCGCAGCAATACGAATTAAGTTCTTACTTCCCTCTTACGTGCAATATTTTATTCAGTAATCATTGGCTATGTAATTTGATAGCCTATTTCGTACAAACTGTATAGTGGGGCAAATTAATTTACTAATCCCTAAAAAGAATGCTTGTAAATTTTTGACTTAAAGCAAAATGCTATACTCGTAATATAACCAAATAGGATCAGCTTTGACCAAACTGTTGCTTATCCCTTCTTTCTCCTTGTGTTTGACGCAGGATCCCTGGTGAGATCCCGTTGGCTTATGATCCCCCTGCTCGTGCAGGCCTGGCTCCTGGCTTCCCAAGGCAGAGTCAGAGAGAAACCGTGTCCCCGAAGTTGCAGATGTGATGGCAAAATAGTGTATTGCGAGTCCAATGCCTTCCGTGACGTGCCAAATAATGTGTCCATAGGATGCCAGGGCCTCTCTCTGCGTTACAACAGCTTGGTGAACCTTAGGGCTGGTCAGTTTGCCAACCTCGGTCAGCTGGTTTGGCTATACCTTGACCACAACTACATCAATGCAGTGGACAAGCAAGCCTTTCAGGGTGTTCGAAGACTAAAGGAGTTGATCCTGAGCTCCAACAAGATCATGCATTTGGAAAATAGCACCTTTCATTCAATCCCCAATTTACGCAATCTGGACCTTTCCTACAACAAATTGCAAGTCTTGCAGCCTAATCAGTTCCAAGGATTGCGCAAACTGTTGAGTCTCCACATCAGATCAAATTCCCTCAAGACGGTTCCCATGCGAGTGTTTCAGGATTGTCGAAATCTAGAGTTCCTCGATTTGGGCTACAATCGACTGAGGAGTCTTACCCGTAATGCTTTTGCAGGACTTCTCAAACTGACCGAGTTACACTTGGAACACAACCAATTCTCAAAGATCAATTTCTCTCATTTCCCAAGGCTGAACAACCTCCGGGCTCTGTATCTGCAATGGAATCGTATAAAGTCAATAACCCAGGGGATAACATGGACCTGGACCTCTTTGCAAAAGCTGGATCTCTCTGGGAATGACCTGAAGTTGTTGGATTCAATCATCTTCCAGTGTCTCCCGAATTTGCAGACTCTTAATCTGGATTCCAATAAGCTTACCAATGTGTCTCAAGAGGCCATAGCTGCTTGGATCTCTCTTACTACAATCAGTCTTGCAGGAAATATCTGGGAATGTAGCCCCAGCCTTTGTCCCCTTGTTGCCTGGTTGAGAAACTTTAAAGGGAACAAGGAGACCACTATGATTTGTGCTGGACCAAAGGAAGTTCAAGGTGAGAAGGTAATTGAGGCCGTTGAAACATATGGCATCTGTAAGATAACCCCGACCCCTTACATGCTAATGTCCTCGACTGTAAATTCTCCATCCAAGTCTGGACATTTGCCCCTGCCCACTATGTTTCGggtgaatgaaaaaataacccgCCACAATCCCATTGCTCCTACCCCAACAGTAGTGTACCCACCTGTCCCTGAGCAAGACTTTGAGCATGTTTCTTTCCACAAGATAATAGCCGGCAGCGTCGCTCTCTTCTTATCCGTGGCCATGATCTTGCTAGTGATCTATGTTTCCTGGAAGCGATATCCCAGCAGCATGAAGCAGTTACAGCAGCATTCCATGGTGAGAAAACGCCGGAAAAAGGCCCGGGAGACAGAGAGAACCCTCAGTTCCCCGCTTCAGGAATATTATGTGGACTACAAACCCACAAACTCTGAGACCATGGACGTACTTGTCAATGGGACAGGACCCTGTACCTACACCATCTCCGGCTCCCGAGAATGTGAGGTATGATCCGTCGCCCCTCCTAAAATCCATTACTACTACGGGGAGCAAGAGGTAAATGTCTTGTCGATGTGAGGCAAAACAAAATGTGTTGTCTCCCCACCCTTTTCTTCCGCTAGCTGTTCCCCTCTAATGGGTAGGAAACATGGGTCAGTGCATGGCAACTTGAGTCTTGAGGTTTTCAGGCATTTTAATCAAAGTGTAGTTTACTTCTTTTACCTCAGGTAGagtaagataataataataaaaaacattcttgAGCAGAATACAGCTAGTTATGCATCAAACAAAAGTACTTGTTTTGGGATTTTTTAGCTCTCTGCTAGCTTAAAGCAAAACATTGAGCGTTACTTGCTGAAAACATCATCAACTGGCCAAAAAGAAGTGTGTTCTTTCAAATACTGGATCCAAGTCTCCGTGCATTGGTCTTTTCCTATCCTCtgtgtttttgcatcaatttCAACGTGTTATAATCCAGGCAATTGGCTTCTGGGTCAAATGAATTTTGGTTTCTTGCCTATGTAGTggaaagagacagaaaaaaagacattGATGAAATGTGAGAGCTAATATATCATTGTGGTTCCAAGATAAATATTTGCCTCATTTTGGATTCAAGGTAACAGTGACCGGATTATCCAAAGGTCTGTGAGATTTCCCTTAATCATGCACATTGTCAGACAAGTTCAGGACACCAGTTCAGGACATAATTAAATATACACATCGCTGATCCACGTATATTCTCTCGCCACATGGCAGCTTCTGATGTACAAAAAGGAACTGAGAATTTCGTCTTGCAATGGCATTTCATAATTTATGCGTTGTCATGTTATCCCCATGAATTTCGATAAGACACAGGTCTAGACACAGTGGAGCttgagaaaatacacataaagCCTTTTGCCATGAAACAGCTTCTCTTTGGAGTCAAAGTACACATagaatacaaattacattttcattcaaGCAGCAGAACAGTAAAAGCAAAGGCAATCTTCATGGTAGCAATATATTCAGTGTCTACAGGTCTAATTATCCATGGCTTTCACTAAAGGTCATCTTGAGTACTGTCTCCATTTTGAATTCTATCATGTTAACATTATTGGAAATGTAAGGACAAAGGTTACATCTACAGGCATTCACACTTATGGTACAGCCATCATTTATTTTGTTGATTCCGTTGATTCTTGGTAAATCCACTTGGCAGTTATGCTTCCATTTAAAGTAATGATCCAGCCAAAAGGGGTTCCGTAAACGGCTATGGAATATGATAAAACTGGTTTACTTTGCACAGGACATAACATCATGTCACAATGGAAAATGTTATGGCTCAGAGGTTGCTCGTTCAAAGCTCAGGATAAtttattgtacagtatattataaagcTATGTTTCATTTAAGAGTCaactagggttgccacggtgtacggtgttaccagttttactcggtacaagggacaacactggtgtgaaattttataccatGTAAAAGGGGGAAACCTTTATTGtatccaatatcaatacaatagcctaacgaatagaatagccttaaataaagaatagttgcctaagagtttgcgacccatgataaatgaacctaaataacgcattgaaagacagatgttctttaccaaggtatcaaattacacaggcagcaaagtacgcgCACTGAcggaagacgtttaattgcaggtagcgaatataatgtgcatggtgggtaactgtaagacatctcggattcggaatgacacaagaaatgctgttagacacacagacacgcgcttgaagaaacacactttattatatttttaagaacaggaaagccgtctatgcgcatttctgacacgctgtttgttcagagtcgTGCCGTCTTGCATaagtaaagggttctcactctttctttgtttcagtcttctgaattgtttttgcaagaatagtatgaGAATGATGAAATGACCTCAGGCCATCCTGAGTTcggttcgctttatttccacagagcagttagtTGTGAGGGCagctctgcagggtcactttatatataacctatacatctgtgattaaatcataaaataatacaaagacaTGTTCAtcttgaaccatgatttatatttcagttgatgatgtaattggatattgtgatttttttaaataaaaatatcgtgaacatattacttgcacatcacccagacataggagggaacaaaatgaatttattcacacacattcaaagtcattacccttccgaaaaagctaaactgggtcctgggatgaaaggaaaaaaacaccaacattaaacctgcaacaacccacaataaatgatgtatttgcccggacaatgaaatacccgaccggtggcccatgatggagagaatgcacagatgaagtaggttcgttgccaaagagatgttgcccttcacaactgttaaagccatctttcaaaaagtacaacacacattttaattgcgcttcattttttcagtttcatttgagtttttagttaaaataaaataaaataaagttcagagtttgaaatcaagctgccttgcgttattgtgtaggctattgcttaacgaaaattaccccatagtaccacttagcatccaaccagaggtaataccggtgttagttggtttgaacgtgaacactgcaccggtgtgaaaattatgagatCGTGGCAAGTCTAGagtcaactttgtctcagatgtttctcctaaaattccttaggtcAAATTACAATAGTTTGGGACTTTGAATAATTTGTACTTTgatgaaaatgtttaatgttgaaatctctgacttttgatggcAGATGTTTgaatcttggcaaatctgagcacagattGAAATattgttgagatcttttctgaAAATCTAGAGGAGACACAAGTGAGAATAGGAATGTTTTGagacaaatctgagaagcaggagtcaAAAAGCCTCTATTTTATCTAATTTCTGTCtcggagaaacaactgagatattaatgaGATATTTTTTGTGTTTCCTATGGGATGTCTTGTGACACAAGGTCACTGAGATAACTGTTGAGGTGAATTAatgaaattaacaaataaattaacaaataaattgaatttacAAGTGTTTGATTAAGCATCTTAGAACTATTTGTCCTGAAACGCTATGCTGATTGTCTTTGCTTTTACACCAGTAATAGTAGATATTTCACTTTAGTGGTTTAATCTGAAATGTAAACGTTCACTCTGTAGCTGTGCTTCTCGTGCTTGTCCTTTTTCCGTGCTGATTCGTttgctttatggtgcttttgttgtTAGCATCCATCATGTGTCCTCTCCCTTTTTAGTTGCTCCCGTTGATGTGTTTTTCTGCCTTTTGACGATTGTGAAAACTATTTTTTTCCTTAACTGAAAACTGTAGAACTGAGGTCTGCATTTTACTCTGTGTATTTACGGAACACAAAGTAAAATTTAACAATCATGTAAAACACAGTCATGTTTGATGATTTGTGTAAGAGTGAAAGTGTGACCTTGCATGAACCACTGTTATTCCCAGTTGCTACGTAACAGGAAAGGAAAGCATATAATTTGATGTGCGGTATTATATCATCCATAAAATTATGGATCACATACAAATAACTAATCATGATTGTGTTTTTACCAgtctgaaaacatttaaacatttagttGTTATCCATTTGTTTCTCATTtgttatcattaattattatttttattgaaatctATTAGTCAATTAGCAGGTGATCAGTAAGGGTTTTTTCAGTTACTGATAGTTCaggaaagttcaccccaaaatggaaatgTTGTcatttgtttactcaccctcatgttgttccaaaacctttATGGAGAATTCTCACAGAATTCCCGTTACCACATTAAAAAGATGCtcattatgatattttcattaccaaaatgtaaataaaataaatgtatatgttatTAAATTGCAAATTTTTTGGAACTGCTTTTGATTTTTACAGATtgtattataaagaaaaaaaaaattatacaatcgCATCTTTTTACCATAATATGACTGTTGTGCTaatcatcattgaaaataatgtaaatagtaaaagtaaaatgtccagacacATTATGGTAATGTGGATTGGGGAGTAAAAATGTGCTGAAGAGTcctgaaaaaattaataaaaaataaataaaattaaaaatatttttttattgacttgTGGTTaaattcttgacaggttttgtgagaatacTGATTCCTATGCTGTTATTTATTTCAGGGGAGCACGAAagtgggattttttatttttttttcatgcacagacagtttatagtgaccacatctgtcaggctcaaaaagtgaaaaacaaaaaccCACCATAAAGTCACCAAACGAACTAGTCCACATGACAAAATGGCATTGGTTCTCAGGTGTTTAGTAACCCAACATGACAGCCCATTGTGAAAACTATTAAGTCATTCATTCTATAAAAAGTGctccataaaaattatttaaaaggttctacttttgtgttccatgtaaaaaTAACACAGGTTTAAATCTGTTAATAATGatggatttttaatttttgagtgcaCTATTACCTTAAAATTTTACCCAATActgaatatttttgtataatggtTAACCACTGAAAATACTACCGCTTTCCCTCAAGTTTTATAGCCTCTCTTACCATCCTTCTTTTTGTTTAATCGCACGGTTGCTCTCCTAGCGAGTCCCTGACAGCTTTTTGTTGACAAGGCAGAACCGCAGGAAGTCCAGGCAGTGTGCCATTACTGAAGCCCCTTGATGTTGTGAGCTGTCAGGCTGGCCATATTTACAGCAGGAAGAACCTTGATTCTATCTCAGAAAATTGGAAGTGTCAAATAGGGAGATCAGAGACATAAAGCTATGGCTGTCAGAAAGCAATTTTATTGTACGCCGACAACCTGTGACCTCCACTGACCGTGGTCAATGGCATTGCTCGAACATATAGATGGAGATACAAGGAAGAGATGAAGGCAGAGTATAATGTGGAACATTGGTCTGATAATATTGTATGATTGAACAGAACTCTTTTCTacagtacacatactgtatgttcagcAACAGGTCAGTTTTTGAATGGACAGAAAATGACAATGAGAGAAACCATCTAGTATCATTTTAAAATTGTTGCTTTGAACAGTCAATGTGCTCCATCCTGCTTGGCAGCCTCGAAGATTTTCACGTGTCATCTCTTTTGTAAAATTATGgcaaacattttaattgtagttCAGCTTTAACTTCGATAGTTTCTTGAGGGATGTTTCTAACCAGTGGCatggccagaagggtggcatggggtggcagttgccaccctaaaaatgagctttgcca
This sequence is a window from Myxocyprinus asiaticus isolate MX2 ecotype Aquarium Trade chromosome 33, UBuf_Myxa_2, whole genome shotgun sequence. Protein-coding genes within it:
- the LOC127423725 gene encoding leucine-rich repeat transmembrane neuronal protein 4 isoform X2, translating into MGSLVRSRWLMIPLLVQAWLLASQGRVREKPCPRSCRCDGKIVYCESNAFRDVPNNVSIGCQGLSLRYNSLVNLRAGQFANLGQLVWLYLDHNYINAVDKQAFQGVRRLKELILSSNKIMHLENSTFHSIPNLRNLDLSYNKLQVLQPNQFQGLRKLLSLHIRSNSLKTVPMRVFQDCRNLEFLDLGYNRLRSLTRNAFAGLLKLTELHLEHNQFSKINFSHFPRLNNLRALYLQWNRIKSITQGITWTWTSLQKLDLSGNDLKLLDSIIFQCLPNLQTLNLDSNKLTNVSQEAIAAWISLTTISLAGNIWECSPSLCPLVAWLRNFKGNKETTMICAGPKEVQGEKVIEAVETYGICKITPTPYMLMSSTVNSPSKSGHLPLPTMFRVNEKITRHNPIAPTPTVVYPPVPEQDFEHVSFHKIIAGSVALFLSVAMILLVIYVSWKRYPSSMKQLQQHSMVRKRRKKARETERTLSSPLQEYYVDYKPTNSETMDVLVNGTGPCTYTISGSRECEV
- the LOC127423725 gene encoding leucine-rich repeat transmembrane neuronal protein 4 isoform X1, with translation MGSLVRSRWLMIPLLVQAWLLASQGRVREKPCPRSCRCDGKIVYCESNAFRDVPNNVSIGCQGLSLRYNSLVNLRAGQFANLGQLVWLYLDHNYINAVDKQAFQGVRRLKELILSSNKIMHLENSTFHSIPNLRNLDLSYNKLQVLQPNQFQGLRKLLSLHIRSNSLKTVPMRVFQDCRNLEFLDLGYNRLRSLTRNAFAGLLKLTELHLEHNQFSKINFSHFPRLNNLRALYLQWNRIKSITQGITWTWTSLQKLDLSGNDLKLLDSIIFQCLPNLQTLNLDSNKLTNVSQEAIAAWISLTTISLAGNIWECSPSLCPLVAWLRNFKGNKETTMICAGPKEVQGEKVIEAVETYGICKITPTPYMLMSSTVNSPSKSGHLPLPTMFRVNEKITRHNPIAPTPTVVYPPVPEQDFEHVSFHKIIAGSVALFLSVAMILLVIYVSWKRYPSSMKQLQQHSMVRKRRKKARETERTLSSPLQEYYVDYKPTNSETMDVLVNGTGPCTYTISGSRECEAPQQMGTLAFYRYEQPIVDYCQAHQPLHMNRRFEPPSQTLEGLGARERRAVPSAGLHPSVPAAPLSDIRTLPQ